A stretch of DNA from Bacteroidota bacterium:
AGAAAAAGCTCTAAATATTAATAAACCATTAGCAATAGCCTATTATTTAAAGGAAGATTTAAAACAAATTTGGTTTCAAAATAATATTTCAGATGCAAAAAAGTTTTTAGGTTCTTGGGTTGCAAAAGCAATAGCTTCTGGAATAAAACTAATGAAAAAATTTGCTCATTTACTATTGGCTCATAGAACAGGTATTTTTAATTGGTTTTATTATAGAATTTCAACAGGACCTCTTGAAGGAATGAATAATAAGATTAAAGTTTTGAAAAGAAAAGCATATGGCTACCGAGATGTCCAATATTTTAAGCTTAAAATTTATAATTTACATCATGCTAAGTATCCATTATTGTGATGAACCGCTTTTTTTAGGTTGGTTTTTATTATACAATTGGAACTTATTTGTTTCAAAAAATAGTGCATATTATTTTTTAAACAAATAAATCAAATAGTAAATAAATTAATCCCTCAAGCAACGCACCGATAAGCCACAAGCCTTATTGAGGTCGTGCCGACTAACACTGCTGTAACTATAGCTCATGCACCGGAAACAGGCGTTACTGTCACTGTACTCGGTAGCGGTAGCACTCCACCATCTACCGTTGTAGCCAATACTGTTGAAATAACCATAGTCGTTACGGGAGCCACCCGGAAGGGCTGTAAAACCAGTTTCATTGGTTACTCTAAAATTGGTTGCTATATAGTTTGGGCTGGCTGTTTTTAGGTGTGGAATATTTAGGTTTGGGCTATTCCAATGTTTTATTCCGGTTTGTTTTAGTTTGCCACCGGCATTATCTTCACCTTCGAGATAGTCGGTTAACTTAGTCCACTCATCATCGCTAGGAACATGCCAGCCTTCAGGCGCCAAGCCTCTAGGGTCGTTTACGGCATACCAGTTGTAC
This window harbors:
- a CDS encoding fibrobacter succinogenes major paralogous domain-containing protein — protein: MKKNLLIFAAFNIGYQVWMAENLNVEKFRNGDPIPHAKTREEWEKARGNKEPAWCYYDNDPVNGVWYGKLYNWYAVNDPRGLAPEGWHVPSDDEWTKLTDYLEGEDNAGGKLKQTGIKHWNSPNLNIPHLKTASPNYIATNFRVTNETGFTALPGGSRNDYGYFNSIGYNGRWWSATATEYSDSNACFRCMSYSYSSVSRHDLNKACGLSVRCLRD